One genomic window of Mauremys mutica isolate MM-2020 ecotype Southern chromosome 5, ASM2049712v1, whole genome shotgun sequence includes the following:
- the LOC123371057 gene encoding C-type lectin domain family 4 member F-like isoform X1: MWFWLPIDWDVSSLVRVSLAVQSLDGLQLPWKYSSFSPQAKQPETPAVPSRKTSVILSALPVVLSVALGISLIAVTVMYFQGQKRLRDVDKAVHKIRASLQPNTTLDTSKELDSLQLLDEAQAGVRMLKDQLGDVLTKLSRGWRFYGGNLYYFSQERKSWDEAEQFCVSQDSHLTSVSSQAEQEFLSSDTKGQNHWIGLTDRETEGSWRWADGTEYRADASRGFWGENQPDNWDQGIGGREDCVHIHSINRNLWNDANCVLPSMWICKQAHGPAGM; encoded by the exons ATGTGGTTTTGGCTTCCTATCGACTGGGATGTCTCCTCACTAGTGAGGGTGAGCCTGGCAGTGCAGAGCTTAGATGGGCTTCAGCTCCCATGGAAATATTCCTCTTTTTCCCCACAAGCGAAACAGCCTGAGACGCCAGCTGTGCCATCTCGCAAGACCTCAGTCATCCTCTCTGCCCTGCCCGTTGTTCTGAGCGTGGCTCTGGGTATCTCCCTCATTGCAGTGACCGTCATGT ATTTCCAGGGACAGAAAAGGCTACGAGACGTGGACAAAGCGGTTCACAAAATCAGAGCCTCTCTGCAGCCCAACACCACCTTGGACACCTCAAAGGAGCTGGACA GTCTGCAGTTATTGGATGAAGCACAGGCAGGAGTCCGGATGCTGAAAGACCAGCTGG GTGATGTGCTGACAAAGCTCTCCAGGGGCTGGAGGTTTTATGGTGGGAACCTCTATTACTTTTCACAAGAAAGGAAGTCGTGGGACGAGGCCGAGCAGTTCTGTGTGTCTCAGGACTCGCACCTGacctctgtctcctcccaggcGGAACAG gagtttCTCTCCAGCGATACCAAAGGTCAAAATCACTGGATTGGACTCACCGACCGGGAGACAGAAGGCAGCTGGCGCTGGGCGGATGGCACAGAATACAGAGCAGACGCAAGCAGGGG GTTCTGGGGGGAGAATCAGCCAGACAACTGGGATCAGGGGATTGGAGGCAGAGAAGACTGTGTTCACATCCATTCAATCAACCGGAATTTGTGGAATGATGCCAACTGCGTTCTGCCTTCTATGTGGATTTGTAAGCAGGCCCATGGACCAGCTGGGATGTGA
- the LOC123371057 gene encoding C-type lectin domain family 4 member F-like isoform X2, producing MADKNIYMNVNIGKAPLQPPAKQPETPAVPSRKTSVILSALPVVLSVALGISLIAVTVMYFQGQKRLRDVDKAVHKIRASLQPNTTLDTSKELDSLQLLDEAQAGVRMLKDQLGDVLTKLSRGWRFYGGNLYYFSQERKSWDEAEQFCVSQDSHLTSVSSQAEQEFLSSDTKGQNHWIGLTDRETEGSWRWADGTEYRADASRGFWGENQPDNWDQGIGGREDCVHIHSINRNLWNDANCVLPSMWICKQAHGPAGM from the exons atGGCggacaaaaatatttatatgaaTGTGAATATTGGAAAAGCACCTCTCCAGCCTCCAG CGAAACAGCCTGAGACGCCAGCTGTGCCATCTCGCAAGACCTCAGTCATCCTCTCTGCCCTGCCCGTTGTTCTGAGCGTGGCTCTGGGTATCTCCCTCATTGCAGTGACCGTCATGT ATTTCCAGGGACAGAAAAGGCTACGAGACGTGGACAAAGCGGTTCACAAAATCAGAGCCTCTCTGCAGCCCAACACCACCTTGGACACCTCAAAGGAGCTGGACA GTCTGCAGTTATTGGATGAAGCACAGGCAGGAGTCCGGATGCTGAAAGACCAGCTGG GTGATGTGCTGACAAAGCTCTCCAGGGGCTGGAGGTTTTATGGTGGGAACCTCTATTACTTTTCACAAGAAAGGAAGTCGTGGGACGAGGCCGAGCAGTTCTGTGTGTCTCAGGACTCGCACCTGacctctgtctcctcccaggcGGAACAG gagtttCTCTCCAGCGATACCAAAGGTCAAAATCACTGGATTGGACTCACCGACCGGGAGACAGAAGGCAGCTGGCGCTGGGCGGATGGCACAGAATACAGAGCAGACGCAAGCAGGGG GTTCTGGGGGGAGAATCAGCCAGACAACTGGGATCAGGGGATTGGAGGCAGAGAAGACTGTGTTCACATCCATTCAATCAACCGGAATTTGTGGAATGATGCCAACTGCGTTCTGCCTTCTATGTGGATTTGTAAGCAGGCCCATGGACCAGCTGGGATGTGA